In the Nilaparvata lugens isolate BPH chromosome 9, ASM1435652v1, whole genome shotgun sequence genome, one interval contains:
- the LOC120353110 gene encoding furin-like protease 2 has translation MRCIRNYRFLSTPNLKNLGIQSVVAFVFFVQKDINWSHLKANCNSTICCKNCHSNHHHMLLCNNANNLQSLLFKEQRSKHRFAEPHQAPNQYGRPHTGTSQNAAHHAPLLVSARYLCRLLLLPHRNRQYYNDVGTCSKCYLSCMTCSGPRRDQCVTCPQGWQLAAGECHPECPQGFFMSQYGCQKCHHYCHTCKGEGPLQCTSCPPQSMLDGGLCQACLGSQYYDPPTQLCKACDSGCKTCSGAGPFSCLSCTFPLHLDKLNNQCVPCCTRQSQQNCCSCDKDTGECHNSSPAGKRRITVEHDIDEIQLQATSLRGEMPLQSNSPSTSFSSGFSLTQQLTSGNAIVVLCACTLILMVAIVVSVQLKSESPGKGYSKFHCAYIRKEMTALASCRPTRRKH, from the exons ATGAGGTGCATTCGCAATTACCGCTTTCTGTCCACACCAAATTTGAAGAATCTGGGTATCCAATCAGTGGTGGCATTTGTGTTCTTTGTTCAGAAGGACATCAATT GGTCTCACCTGAAAGCAAATTGCAACTCAACGATTTGCTGCAAGAACTGCCACTCTAATCACCATCATATGCTACTGTGCAATAACGCTAACAAtcttcaatcattactttttaaagAACAACGCTCTAAACATCGGTTTGCTGAGCCGCACCAAGCACCAAATCAATATGGACGCCCGCATACCGGTACTAGCCAAAACGCCGCACACCATGCGCCTCTCCTGGTTTCAGCCCGCTACCTGTGCCGACTTTTGCTGCTGCCCCACCGCAACCGCCA GTACTACAACGACGTGGGCACGTGCAGCAAGTGTTATCTGTCGTGCATGACGTGCAGTGGGCCGCGACGTGACCAATGTGTCACGTGTCCTCAGGGCTGGCAGTTGGCGGCCGGTGAGTGTCACCCCGAGTGCCCACAGGGCTTCTTCATGTCTCAATATGGCTGTCAGAAGTGCCATCACTACTGTCACACCTGCAAGGGGGAGGGCCCACTACAG TGCACATCTTGCCCGCCGCAGTCGATGTTGGATGGAGGCTTGTGCCAGGCATGCCTTGGCTCGCAGTACTACGACCCGCCCACGCAGCTGTGCAAAGCCTGTGACAGCGGCTGCAAGACTTGCTCTGGTGCCGGGCCTTTCTCCTGTCTGTCCTGCACCTTCCCGCTGCATCTCGACAAACTCAACAACCAGTGTGTGCCCTGCTGCACCCGCCAAAGCCAGCAGAACTGCTGCTCCTGCGACAAGGACACTG gtGAATGTCACAACTCATCACCAGCTGGGAAGAGACGCATCACTGTGGAGCATGATATCGATGAAATCCAACTGCAAGCGACCAGTTTGAGAGGAGAGATGCCACTTCAGTCAAATTCGCCCTCCACTTCTTTCTCATCAGGGTTTTCTCTCACACAGCAGCTGACCAGTGGCAATGCAATAGTCGTTTTATGCGCCTGCACACTCATTCTGATGGTCGCCATTGTTGTCAGTGTACAG TTAAAATCAGAGTCACCAGGCAAGGGCTACTCAAAATTCCACTGCGCATACATAAGGAAGGAGATGACTGCCCTAGCAAGCTGCAGACCGACCAGAAGAAAGCATTGA